A stretch of Bradyrhizobium sp. AZCC 2262 DNA encodes these proteins:
- a CDS encoding L,D-transpeptidase family protein, with translation MESNATSITYQTSARDRPLTSIRVHRAAGEPCRGWLTADGWTVPVALGRGGILANKREGDGGTPRGIYRPLQLWWRADRHPRPRTYLPVRPIRPEDAWCEDPRDRRYNQPIRLVRDQPGDRLTREDHLYDFIVEIDHNAGPRVAGRGSAVFLHLARTNFSPTAGCVSMTKSAMLRLLRRMGPQTKIRIG, from the coding sequence ATGGAAAGTAACGCTACTTCAATCACTTATCAGACATCCGCGCGTGATCGGCCGCTGACTTCCATTCGGGTCCACCGGGCTGCCGGCGAGCCTTGCCGGGGCTGGCTGACGGCGGACGGCTGGACCGTGCCGGTGGCACTTGGTCGCGGCGGCATCCTCGCCAATAAACGGGAGGGCGACGGCGGCACTCCCAGAGGCATCTATCGCCCGCTGCAATTGTGGTGGCGCGCCGACCGCCATCCGCGACCGCGGACCTATCTGCCGGTCCGGCCGATCCGGCCCGAAGACGCCTGGTGCGAGGACCCGCGGGACCGCCGTTACAATCAGCCCATCCGCCTGGTCCGCGACCAGCCCGGCGATCGGCTGACGCGCGAGGACCATCTCTACGATTTCATCGTCGAAATCGATCACAACGCCGGCCCACGGGTAGCCGGTCGCGGCAGCGCCGTGTTCCTGCATCTGGCGCGGACCAACTTCTCGCCGACCGCGGGATGCGTTTCGATGACGAAATCGGCCATGCTGCGGCTGTTGCGGCGAATGGGCCCGCAGACGAAAATCAGGATCGGCTGA
- a CDS encoding response regulator transcription factor, with protein sequence MPNARKILIVEDDNDLRDTLVEQLSLHEEFEASAVDTGAKGASAAKANSPDLVLMDVGLPDTDGREVVRSLRKGGFKAPIIMLTGHDTDSDTILGLESGANDYVAKPFRFAVLLARIRAQLRQHEASEDAVFSVGPYSFRPGSKMLTAANARKVRLTEKETAILRFLYRAGQLPVSRETLLQEVWGYNSGVTTHTLETHIYRLRQKIEKDAANPEILVTEAGGYKLVP encoded by the coding sequence ATGCCTAATGCCCGCAAGATCCTGATCGTGGAGGACGACAACGATCTGCGCGACACGCTGGTCGAACAACTATCGCTGCACGAGGAGTTCGAAGCCTCCGCAGTCGATACCGGCGCCAAGGGCGCCAGCGCCGCCAAGGCCAATTCCCCCGATCTGGTGCTGATGGATGTCGGCTTGCCGGATACCGATGGAAGGGAAGTCGTGCGCAGCCTCCGCAAGGGCGGCTTCAAGGCGCCGATCATCATGCTGACCGGCCACGACACCGATTCGGACACCATCTTGGGGCTCGAATCCGGCGCCAATGATTATGTCGCAAAACCGTTCCGCTTCGCCGTGCTGCTCGCCCGGATCAGGGCGCAACTCCGCCAGCACGAGGCCAGCGAGGACGCGGTGTTTTCCGTCGGTCCCTACAGCTTCCGGCCCGGCTCCAAGATGCTGACCGCCGCCAATGCCAGAAAAGTGCGGCTGACCGAGAAGGAAACCGCGATCCTGCGCTTCCTGTATCGCGCCGGCCAGTTGCCGGTATCGCGCGAGACGCTGCTGCAGGAAGTCTGGGGCTACAATTCAGGCGTCACCACGCACACGCTGGAAACCCATATCTACCGTCTCAGGCAGAAGATCGAGAAGGATGCGGCCAATCCGGAAATCCTGGTGACGGAAGCAGGCGGCTACAAGCTGGTGCCGTGA
- a CDS encoding cyclic nucleotide-binding domain-containing protein, which translates to MSIEDDVALFERVPTLSLLGTAALRMLAIGSEQRDFSAGDYLFNAGDEADAGYIVQRGAFRVEDGGAEVVAGPGSLIGELALIVAMKRPSSAVALDHASVIRVARSLFQRVLESDPAAARRLRDELATRTSQLASDILMAGAKLSI; encoded by the coding sequence ATGTCGATCGAAGATGATGTTGCCCTGTTCGAGCGGGTCCCGACGTTGAGCCTGTTGGGAACGGCGGCTCTGCGCATGCTGGCGATCGGCTCGGAGCAACGCGATTTTTCGGCTGGCGATTATCTGTTCAACGCCGGCGACGAGGCGGATGCGGGCTATATCGTTCAACGCGGCGCGTTCCGCGTCGAGGACGGCGGCGCTGAAGTCGTTGCGGGGCCCGGTTCTCTGATCGGCGAACTGGCGCTGATCGTTGCGATGAAGCGGCCGTCGAGCGCGGTCGCGCTCGATCATGCCTCGGTCATCCGGGTGGCGCGCAGCCTGTTTCAACGCGTGCTCGAAAGCGATCCCGCCGCGGCGCGCCGCCTGCGCGACGAACTTGCCACCCGCACCAGCCAGCTCGCCAGCGATATTTTGATGGCCGGCGCCAAGCTGAGTATTTGA
- a CDS encoding exodeoxyribonuclease III gives MRFSLTTWNINSVRLRIDIVAKFLKSARPDVLCLQETKCIDDAFPLKRFKRLGYEHVALNGQKGYHGVAIVSKLPFETTDIRTFCDNVDSRHISVAFGEKAQLAKPLVLHNFYVPAGGDIPDPALNPKFDHKLKFLDEMRACEPLHPRGDDRHILVGDLNVAPHENDVWSHKQLLKVVSHTPIECEKLLAAQAHGEWFDVARERIPLSEKVYTWWSYRAADWTVGDRGRRLDHIWVSRALKDGISDFKITRDARSWERPSDHVPVTVTLEV, from the coding sequence ATGCGGTTTTCCCTGACAACGTGGAATATCAATTCGGTGCGCCTGCGCATCGACATCGTCGCCAAATTCCTCAAATCGGCGCGGCCGGACGTGCTGTGCCTGCAGGAAACCAAATGCATCGACGACGCTTTCCCGCTGAAGCGCTTCAAGCGTCTTGGCTATGAGCATGTCGCGCTGAACGGACAGAAGGGCTATCATGGCGTCGCCATCGTCTCGAAACTGCCGTTCGAGACCACCGATATCAGAACCTTCTGCGACAACGTCGATTCGCGCCACATCTCGGTAGCGTTCGGCGAGAAGGCGCAGCTCGCAAAGCCGCTGGTGCTGCATAATTTCTACGTGCCGGCCGGCGGCGACATTCCCGATCCCGCGCTCAATCCGAAGTTCGATCACAAGCTGAAATTTCTCGACGAGATGAGAGCCTGCGAACCGCTGCACCCGCGCGGCGACGACCGGCATATCCTGGTCGGCGACCTCAACGTCGCCCCCCATGAGAACGACGTGTGGTCGCACAAGCAGCTCTTGAAGGTCGTCTCGCACACGCCGATCGAATGTGAGAAGCTGCTGGCGGCGCAAGCCCACGGCGAGTGGTTCGACGTCGCGCGCGAGCGGATCCCGCTTTCGGAAAAGGTCTATACGTGGTGGAGCTACCGCGCCGCCGACTGGACGGTGGGCGACCGTGGCCGGCGGCTCGACCACATCTGGGTCTCGCGCGCGCTGAAGGATGGAATCAGCGATTTCAAGATCACCCGCGACGCCCGCAGTTGGGAGCGCCCGTCCGACCACGTGCCGGTAACGGTAACGCTGGAAGTGTAG
- a CDS encoding outer membrane lipoprotein carrier protein LolA, whose translation MAGFATPAFSQTVPVPKPSPVPKPAPKARDGSVQMSAQDKAPTTTGATQTPPNPVIPDPNRNVPANIFATFDTNQKAQAARVSSYLSSLQTLVGNFVQVGPDGSKTKGDFYIQKPGKVRFEYDAPSQIAIIADGSSLAVRDTKLATQDIYPLSQTPLRFLLSDRIDLLKDTNVVNVTADDIYISVTIEEKQALIGTSRLMLMVGVKDGQLKQWTVTDPQGYDTTIAVYNLDSSKKVDPGLFKIDFTNYITPAN comes from the coding sequence ATGGCAGGCTTCGCGACGCCGGCTTTCTCGCAGACCGTGCCGGTTCCGAAACCCTCGCCGGTTCCGAAGCCTGCGCCGAAGGCCCGCGACGGCAGCGTGCAGATGAGCGCGCAGGACAAGGCGCCGACCACCACCGGCGCTACCCAGACGCCGCCAAACCCGGTGATCCCCGATCCGAACCGCAATGTCCCGGCTAATATTTTTGCAACCTTCGACACCAACCAGAAGGCGCAGGCGGCCCGGGTCAGCTCCTACCTGTCTTCGCTGCAGACGCTGGTCGGAAATTTCGTCCAGGTCGGCCCCGACGGCAGCAAGACGAAGGGCGACTTCTACATCCAGAAGCCGGGCAAGGTGCGTTTCGAATACGATGCGCCCAGCCAGATCGCGATCATCGCCGACGGTTCGTCGCTGGCGGTGCGGGATACCAAGCTCGCGACCCAGGACATCTACCCGCTGTCGCAGACGCCGCTGCGCTTCCTGCTGTCGGACCGGATCGATCTGTTGAAGGACACCAATGTCGTCAACGTCACGGCCGATGACATCTACATCAGCGTCACCATCGAGGAGAAGCAGGCCCTGATCGGCACCAGCCGGCTGATGCTGATGGTCGGCGTCAAGGACGGCCAGCTCAAGCAATGGACGGTGACCGATCCGCAGGGCTACGACACCACGATTGCGGTCTACAATCTGGATTCGTCCAAGAAGGTCGATCCCGGCCTCTTCAAGATCGACTTCACCAACTACATCACCCCCGCAAACTGA
- a CDS encoding DNA translocase FtsK — MSMPAIERVIPLVGHLPVSIRDALARRLRELAGLCLIALSGVAAAALMTWSVQDPSLSHATSRPIRNVLGYPGAIGADLLMQILGLGAIMLILPIAVWGWRMLTHRTFDREALRLGCWILCTVIAAGFASCWPHGGAWALPTGLGGVVGDALVRAPAVVFGPAGFTYRLVIGIILFVAMCAAFLFASGWGSRPREEELTPIEDDDTPFVEEEDRSSVSLGWVYHALMSAKARLAWLMSVAYRSLVSSSPPPRRASFERQEPSLKGGRAAPALAPQDEEFEDEEEEEEEEAPRASRKKAAPRAAARKSEKFELPSVSVLTAPKASDRQPLSKAELEANSRALEGVLGDFGVRGEIVKANPGPVVTLYELEPAPGIKSSRVIGLADDIARSMSALSARVAVVAGRNAIGIELPNVHREKVYLRELLTAKDESHAKLPLCLGKNIGGESIIIDLARTPHMLIAGTTGSGKSVAINTMILSLVYRLRPDQCRLIMVDPKMLELSVYDGIPHLLTPVVTDPKKAVVALKWAVREMEERYKKMAKLGVRNIDGYNQRLVEAKGKGEDLTRTVHTGFDKESGKAIYEEEKLDLEPLPYIVIIVDEMADLMMVAGKDIEGAVQRLAQMARAAGLHVILATQRPSVDVITGTIKANFPTRISFQVTSKIDSRTILGEMGAEQLLGQGDMLYMAGGGRISRVHGPFVSDEEVEKVVRHLKTQGQPEYLEAVTAEEPTDEDGAVFDSTGMGGDGGGDLFSQAVAIVKRDRKASTSYIQRRLQIGYNRAASLMERMEQEGIVGQANHAGKREILVEEEEGGF, encoded by the coding sequence ATGAGCATGCCAGCGATCGAACGTGTCATTCCCCTGGTCGGCCATCTGCCGGTCTCGATCCGCGACGCCCTCGCGCGGCGCCTGCGCGAGCTCGCGGGCCTTTGCCTGATCGCGCTGTCCGGCGTGGCGGCCGCGGCGTTGATGACGTGGTCGGTACAGGACCCGAGCCTGAGTCACGCGACGTCGCGTCCGATCCGCAACGTCCTCGGATATCCCGGCGCGATCGGCGCCGATCTCCTGATGCAGATTCTCGGCCTCGGCGCGATCATGCTGATCCTGCCCATAGCGGTGTGGGGCTGGCGCATGCTGACCCATCGCACCTTCGACCGCGAAGCACTCCGTCTTGGATGCTGGATTCTCTGCACGGTGATCGCGGCCGGCTTTGCAAGCTGCTGGCCGCACGGCGGAGCGTGGGCGTTGCCGACCGGCCTTGGCGGCGTCGTCGGCGATGCGCTGGTGCGGGCGCCGGCTGTGGTATTCGGTCCCGCCGGCTTCACCTATCGTCTAGTGATCGGCATCATCCTGTTCGTGGCGATGTGCGCGGCGTTCCTGTTTGCCAGCGGCTGGGGCTCGCGCCCGAGAGAGGAAGAGCTGACGCCGATCGAGGACGATGACACGCCCTTCGTGGAAGAAGAGGATCGCAGCTCGGTTTCGCTCGGATGGGTGTATCACGCGCTGATGAGCGCAAAGGCGCGGCTCGCTTGGCTGATGAGCGTGGCCTACCGATCACTGGTGTCGAGTTCGCCGCCGCCTCGCAGGGCCTCGTTCGAACGTCAGGAACCAAGCCTCAAGGGCGGCCGCGCCGCGCCGGCACTGGCTCCGCAGGACGAGGAATTCGAGGACGAGGAAGAGGAGGAAGAAGAGGAGGCCCCCCGCGCTTCGCGCAAGAAGGCCGCGCCGCGTGCGGCGGCACGCAAATCCGAAAAATTTGAACTGCCTTCGGTCTCGGTGCTCACGGCGCCCAAGGCGTCGGACCGGCAGCCGCTCAGCAAGGCCGAGCTGGAGGCCAATTCGCGCGCGCTGGAGGGCGTGCTCGGCGACTTCGGCGTCCGCGGCGAGATCGTCAAGGCCAATCCCGGCCCGGTCGTGACGCTGTACGAACTCGAACCGGCACCCGGCATCAAATCCTCGCGCGTCATCGGCCTTGCCGACGATATCGCCCGCTCGATGAGCGCGCTTTCGGCCCGCGTCGCCGTGGTCGCCGGCCGCAACGCCATCGGCATCGAGCTGCCGAATGTGCATCGCGAAAAGGTTTATCTGCGCGAATTGCTGACGGCGAAGGACGAGTCGCACGCAAAACTTCCGCTCTGTCTCGGCAAGAACATCGGCGGCGAATCCATCATCATCGATCTCGCGCGCACGCCGCATATGCTGATCGCCGGTACCACCGGTTCCGGCAAATCGGTAGCGATCAACACCATGATCCTGAGCCTGGTCTACCGCCTGCGGCCGGATCAGTGCCGCCTGATCATGGTCGATCCAAAAATGCTCGAACTCTCCGTCTATGACGGCATCCCGCACCTTCTGACGCCGGTTGTGACCGATCCGAAGAAGGCGGTGGTGGCGTTGAAATGGGCCGTGCGCGAGATGGAAGAGCGTTACAAGAAAATGGCCAAGCTCGGTGTTCGCAACATCGACGGCTACAACCAGCGCCTCGTCGAGGCCAAGGGCAAGGGCGAAGATCTGACGCGCACGGTGCATACCGGCTTCGACAAGGAAAGCGGCAAGGCGATCTACGAGGAAGAAAAACTCGACCTCGAGCCGCTGCCCTATATCGTCATCATCGTCGACGAAATGGCCGACCTGATGATGGTGGCCGGCAAGGACATCGAAGGCGCAGTGCAACGCCTCGCGCAGATGGCGCGCGCCGCCGGCCTGCACGTCATTCTCGCCACCCAGCGTCCATCGGTCGACGTCATCACCGGCACCATCAAGGCGAACTTCCCGACCCGTATCTCGTTTCAGGTCACTTCGAAAATCGACAGCCGCACCATCCTCGGTGAAATGGGCGCCGAGCAACTGCTCGGACAGGGCGACATGCTCTATATGGCCGGCGGCGGACGCATCAGCCGTGTGCACGGGCCGTTCGTTTCCGACGAGGAAGTCGAAAAGGTCGTGCGTCATCTCAAGACGCAGGGTCAGCCGGAATATCTGGAAGCGGTCACGGCGGAAGAGCCGACCGACGAGGACGGCGCGGTGTTCGATTCCACCGGCATGGGCGGCGACGGCGGCGGCGACTTGTTCTCGCAGGCGGTTGCGATCGTCAAGCGCGACCGCAAGGCCTCCACATCATACATTCAGCGCCGGCTGCAAATCGGCTATAACCGCGCAGCGTCGTTGATGGAGCGGATGGAACAGGAAGGCATCGTCGGGCAGGCGAATCACGCCGGCAAGCGCGAAATTCTGGTCGAGGAGGAAGAGGGCGGATTCTAG
- a CDS encoding aminotransferase class I/II-fold pyridoxal phosphate-dependent enzyme yields the protein MAMTASSGVAQGAGSVPAGQAERSPFIRTTELLAPYQPAKPLITLSLGEPQHPVPDFVGPVLAKHIADFGRYPLAKGIEPFRRAAANWLSTRFQLPRPVDPESEILVLSGSREGLFFAAITAARYVGPRKGKPAILMPNPFYPAYGAGARAAGCELIYLPTTLANGFLPDLDALDEATLARTVAMFIASPANPQGAVASRDYFIRLKKLADRHGFMILSDECYSEIYTRQAPGSALESAGPDFTNVVAFQSLSKRSNLPGMRVGFAAGDRKFLSAFHELRNVAAPQVPVPLQHVAVAAYSDEAHVEENRRLYRIKFDLADQILGSRYGYMRPAGGFCVWLDVSELGGDEAVAVKLYRDAGVRVIPGSYLSRLQNDGFNPGAGYIRLALVSDSESTAEALHRLVEILD from the coding sequence ATGGCAATGACCGCCTCTTCCGGCGTGGCGCAGGGCGCCGGCAGCGTACCTGCCGGTCAGGCCGAGCGCTCGCCGTTTATCCGGACCACCGAGCTGCTGGCACCGTACCAACCAGCCAAGCCATTGATTACACTGTCATTGGGCGAGCCGCAGCACCCGGTCCCGGATTTTGTCGGGCCGGTCCTGGCGAAGCACATCGCTGATTTCGGCCGCTATCCCCTCGCCAAGGGTATCGAGCCGTTCCGGCGGGCCGCCGCGAACTGGCTGTCGACCCGGTTCCAGCTCCCCCGACCGGTCGATCCCGAAAGCGAAATCCTGGTGCTGAGCGGCAGCCGCGAGGGTCTGTTTTTCGCAGCGATCACTGCCGCCCGTTATGTTGGCCCGCGCAAGGGCAAGCCCGCGATCCTGATGCCCAACCCGTTCTATCCGGCCTATGGCGCGGGCGCCCGCGCTGCCGGTTGCGAACTGATCTACCTGCCGACCACGCTCGCCAACGGATTCTTGCCGGATCTCGATGCGCTCGACGAAGCGACGCTGGCCCGAACCGTGGCGATGTTCATCGCCTCACCCGCCAATCCGCAAGGCGCCGTCGCCTCGCGCGACTACTTCATCCGCTTGAAGAAACTCGCCGACCGTCATGGCTTCATGATCCTGAGCGACGAGTGCTATTCGGAAATCTACACCAGGCAGGCGCCGGGCAGCGCGCTGGAAAGCGCCGGGCCCGATTTTACCAACGTCGTTGCGTTCCAGTCGCTGTCGAAGCGCTCGAACCTGCCCGGCATGCGCGTCGGCTTTGCCGCCGGGGACCGAAAGTTTCTCTCAGCCTTTCACGAATTGCGCAATGTGGCCGCACCGCAGGTGCCGGTTCCGCTGCAGCACGTCGCGGTTGCCGCTTATAGCGACGAAGCGCACGTCGAAGAGAACCGCAGGCTTTACCGCATCAAGTTCGACCTCGCCGACCAGATTCTCGGCAGCCGCTACGGCTATATGCGGCCCGCCGGCGGCTTCTGCGTCTGGCTCGACGTATCCGAGCTCGGCGGCGATGAGGCTGTGGCGGTGAAACTCTATCGGGATGCCGGGGTCCGCGTGATCCCCGGAAGTTATCTGTCGCGGCTGCAAAACGACGGCTTCAATCCCGGCGCGGGCTACATCCGTCTCGCGCTGGTCTCAGACAGTGAATCAACGGCCGAGGCACTGCACCGGCTAGTCGAAATTCTGGATTAA
- a CDS encoding AbrB/MazE/SpoVT family DNA-binding domain-containing protein encodes MATTVTRKGQVTIPKPVRDYLGIQPGSRVDFRRSADGGVVIEKADGPRPPSKFAKARGSAGPGLTTDQLMALLRGEPE; translated from the coding sequence ATGGCAACAACAGTCACCCGCAAGGGCCAGGTGACAATCCCGAAGCCAGTCCGCGACTATTTGGGAATTCAGCCCGGCAGTCGGGTGGATTTCCGCCGCAGCGCGGACGGCGGCGTGGTGATAGAGAAAGCTGATGGGCCTCGACCGCCAAGCAAGTTTGCCAAAGCGCGCGGATCGGCCGGGCCGGGCCTGACGACCGATCAACTGATGGCTCTCCTGCGCGGCGAGCCGGAATGA
- a CDS encoding type II toxin-antitoxin system VapC family toxin yields the protein MTLVDSNVILDVVTDGETWADWSQEQLEQAASAGPLIINNVIYAEISTRYSTVEDVDAMLRNLDIGVATIPRTALFLAGKANLRYRATGGVRTGVLSDFFIGAHAAVEQRPLLTRDARRYRTYFPTVELITPSESGG from the coding sequence ATGACGCTCGTCGATTCGAACGTCATTCTGGACGTCGTCACCGACGGTGAGACATGGGCGGACTGGTCGCAAGAGCAGCTTGAGCAAGCGGCTTCGGCTGGGCCGCTTATTATCAACAACGTCATCTACGCTGAGATCTCGACACGCTACTCCACGGTCGAAGATGTAGACGCGATGCTCCGCAATCTGGATATTGGCGTGGCGACGATTCCGCGCACTGCGCTCTTTCTGGCGGGCAAGGCCAATCTGCGATACCGCGCGACGGGTGGCGTTCGCACCGGCGTACTGTCCGATTTTTTTATCGGCGCTCACGCCGCGGTCGAGCAGCGGCCGCTCTTGACGCGGGATGCGCGGCGCTACCGCACCTATTTCCCGACAGTTGAGCTGATCACGCCGTCGGAGAGCGGAGGGTAG
- a CDS encoding GFA family protein, translating into MKLEGGCYCGKVRYEAEGEPMMAAQCHCRECQYISGGAPNMFVAMPVSGFKYTASQPKQFSRSDLERAVTREFCAECGTHLVTKVPGLPAVVLKAGTLDDPALFNPQMAIYTIDKQAFHHVPEGMPAFERLPQR; encoded by the coding sequence ATGAAGCTCGAAGGCGGATGCTATTGCGGCAAGGTGCGCTATGAGGCTGAAGGCGAGCCGATGATGGCGGCGCAGTGCCATTGCCGCGAATGCCAGTACATCTCCGGCGGCGCGCCGAACATGTTCGTGGCGATGCCGGTCAGCGGGTTCAAATACACCGCAAGCCAGCCAAAACAGTTCAGCCGCAGCGACCTCGAGCGCGCCGTGACGCGCGAATTTTGCGCCGAATGCGGCACCCATTTGGTGACCAAGGTGCCTGGATTGCCTGCGGTGGTGCTGAAGGCCGGAACCTTGGACGACCCTGCCCTCTTCAATCCGCAGATGGCGATCTACACGATCGACAAGCAGGCGTTCCACCATGTGCCCGAGGGGATGCCGGCCTTCGAGCGGCTGCCACAGCGGTAG
- a CDS encoding ammonium transporter: MTFKRPYSAGLAALAVGMFAATAAYAEPTVNKGDNAWMLTSTVLVLLMTIPGLALFYGGLVRSKNMLSVLMQVFYTVCIVTLLWALYGYSLAFTGGSDFIGGFSKAFMMGITTDSKAATFSVDANISELVYVCFQMTFAAITPALIVGAFAERMKFAAIALFIPLWVTLIYFPIAHMVWYWPGPDAIQDAAKALAAAADGAAKTAAQAKLDEINADAGWIFKKGAIDFAGGTVVHINAGIAGLVGALLIGKRVGYGKELMAPHSLTMTMIGASLLWVGWFGFNAGSNLEASGGAALAMTNSFVATAAAALAWMFAEWIVKGHPSVLGALSGAVAGLVAVTPAAGYSGPMGAIVLGLVVGVVCLFFCTVVKNALGYDDSLDVFGVHCIGGIVGALGTGILVNPALGGAGIIDYTAIPPKVADYDFVAQMTSQVWGVCTTLVWSGIGSAILYKVVDVIVGLRVNVETEREGLDVTEHTERAYNM; encoded by the coding sequence ATGACGTTTAAACGTCCCTATAGCGCGGGACTGGCGGCCCTCGCAGTCGGCATGTTCGCCGCGACCGCAGCCTACGCCGAACCAACCGTCAACAAGGGCGACAACGCCTGGATGCTGACGTCGACAGTGCTGGTGCTGTTGATGACCATCCCCGGCCTTGCGCTGTTCTATGGCGGTCTCGTCCGCTCCAAGAACATGCTCTCGGTGCTGATGCAGGTTTTCTACACCGTCTGCATCGTCACCCTGCTCTGGGCGCTCTACGGTTACAGCCTCGCCTTCACCGGCGGTTCCGACTTCATCGGCGGCTTCTCCAAAGCCTTCATGATGGGCATCACTACCGATTCGAAGGCAGCGACCTTCTCGGTCGACGCCAACATCTCGGAACTGGTCTATGTCTGCTTCCAGATGACCTTCGCGGCGATCACGCCCGCGCTGATCGTCGGCGCCTTTGCCGAGCGCATGAAGTTCGCGGCAATCGCGCTGTTCATCCCGCTCTGGGTGACGCTGATCTACTTCCCGATCGCGCACATGGTCTGGTACTGGCCCGGTCCGGATGCGATCCAGGATGCCGCCAAGGCGCTCGCCGCGGCGGCTGACGGGGCCGCCAAGACCGCGGCGCAGGCCAAGCTCGACGAGATCAACGCCGACGCCGGCTGGATCTTCAAGAAGGGCGCGATCGACTTCGCCGGCGGCACCGTGGTGCACATCAACGCCGGTATCGCCGGTCTCGTCGGTGCGCTGCTGATCGGCAAGCGCGTCGGCTACGGCAAGGAGCTGATGGCTCCGCACTCGCTGACCATGACCATGATCGGCGCTTCGCTGCTCTGGGTCGGCTGGTTCGGCTTCAACGCCGGATCGAACCTCGAAGCCTCCGGCGGCGCTGCGCTCGCCATGACCAACTCCTTCGTTGCAACCGCAGCGGCGGCGCTGGCCTGGATGTTCGCGGAATGGATCGTCAAGGGCCATCCTTCCGTGCTCGGCGCATTGTCGGGTGCGGTGGCGGGCCTGGTGGCGGTCACGCCCGCGGCCGGCTATTCCGGTCCGATGGGCGCGATCGTGCTCGGTCTCGTGGTCGGCGTCGTCTGCCTGTTCTTCTGCACCGTGGTGAAGAATGCGCTGGGCTATGACGACTCGCTCGACGTGTTCGGCGTCCACTGCATCGGCGGCATCGTCGGCGCCCTCGGCACCGGCATCCTGGTGAATCCGGCCCTCGGTGGCGCGGGTATCATCGACTACACCGCCATTCCGCCGAAGGTCGCCGACTACGACTTCGTTGCGCAGATGACCTCGCAAGTGTGGGGCGTCTGCACCACGCTGGTGTGGTCGGGCATCGGTTCGGCGATCCTCTACAAGGTGGTCGACGTGATCGTCGGCCTGCGCGTCAACGTCGAGACCGAACGTGAAGGCCTCGACGTCACCGAGCACACCGAGCGCGCCTACAACATGTAA
- a CDS encoding P-II family nitrogen regulator: MKIVMAIIKPFKLEEVRDALTAIGVHGLTVTEVKGYGRQKGHTEIYRGAEYAVSFLPKIKIEVAVASDQVDKTIDAITTAAKTGQIGDGKIFVINLDHAVRIRTGEADAAAL, translated from the coding sequence ATGAAAATTGTTATGGCGATCATCAAGCCATTCAAGCTCGAAGAAGTCCGTGATGCCCTGACCGCCATTGGCGTTCATGGTCTCACGGTGACAGAAGTCAAAGGTTATGGCCGCCAGAAGGGCCATACGGAAATCTATCGTGGCGCCGAATACGCCGTGAGCTTCCTGCCCAAGATCAAGATCGAGGTCGCTGTCGCCTCGGATCAGGTCGACAAGACCATCGACGCCATCACCACGGCTGCCAAAACCGGCCAGATCGGCGACGGCAAGATCTTCGTCATCAACCTCGACCATGCGGTACGCATCCGCACGGGTGAGGCGGATGCCGCGGCCCTCTGA